The stretch of DNA CTAATCCGAGATCGTGTATGCTGGGCCAGATGCTTGGGGCTATGCTATCAACATAAATAGTGGGGGACACCAAAAATGAcgaatttttttttcgttctgATCGAGAACCCAGTTGAATATCGCCACAGGTTCTGGCCCAAAGAGATCCCGCAGAGCTGTAAATCGGCCTTATGGTATTAAATGAGTCTTAACGCCATTGTTGCTACCGGCTTTTGAAGCGGTgacgaaaaaaaacttgggaaatttttcaaaaatggaTCTCAAGAGGATTTCCGCAGCGGGGCGCTATGacgttttttgtttgtacGAAAAATGACTAGTTTACgtaaaagaaaatatttggaacttcctcaaaaaagaacatGTGTCTAGAAAAGAACGCAGGACGGGTCCCGCATTGTTCCTTTaggtttttgttttcgtctaccaatttttttctctgttcGCGTAGTTCGGTCAAGATTGAGTTACGATCCCAAAATtttatgtatatatagCGGGAGGCCAAAGCAGAGTCAGGTACGGCGTTCCTCATCGAATACTCAGAAGAAAACTTTCTTTTACATCATAACTtcctattttttttcgaagaAAGAACTTGtacaaatatttgaaacAGGCCAAGAAAACCTCCAAATAACACAccagtttgtttctttttttataaTATTTGAACATAAGGCGTACAACCAGCTTTTCGAGAAATGAAATTTACATTAAGCACAGCGTTCATAATCGTCGCCACATCATATTTAACCTCAGCGACTACTGTTGATTTTGATGGTGCCCTGGTCACCGCCGCGGGACCGGTTCCCTCGAAAAGCGCCGTCAACGCTCAAGATTTGAACAACGGTTATATTTTGGAACTTCCATCATCAATTAAGTCTACATACACGCCACTTTCCCTCACGGAGAGTACTACAGGTACAACCAATAGAAATGTTCAGCAAAGTACAATAGCAGGCATTGAGGGTGTTTCTTCGGCTGGTAGCTCAATTGGGTTAGGTAATCGTGCAGACGTTAGTTCAGTGTCTGTAATCTCTCCTTCCACTAGTCATATTGCAGTATCATATCCATCATCCATGATTTCATCGCGTTCCTCCACAAGCTTCATGGAACGTATGTCATCGGCATCTACATCAGCGTCATCAGCGTCCTCCAGTGATAATAATACGCAATCAAGCAGAGGTGGTTCGAACACCCTCCACGCAACTATATATGGCCATTGTTTATTAATTTTGGCTTCACTTCTCTTATGAAACGACGTATCAAACAAATGATATACACACACTTAATTTTTAATGATGGTTCATGTTAGTTTTAGCACACTTCAAATCTCATAAAAAAGTATATGCACATTATATAGATCCATATACATTCATCACCTCccaacaaaagaaaaaaattctctCTTCTTTACTGTATCTAGGTCTTCTAGGAGGAAGCAGTAAATGGCTCATTCGGGGATAATTATTTATTGTGCTATAGCGCTGGTCCGTGCCGTACATCAACCATAAAGAATCATCTTTCACTTCTTACCTCACAAACCATTAGTCGACTAATTAGGCAAAATAATGCCAAATGCAAATGGGATAAAACAGATAAAAAGGAGAGGCCAAAAATGACAGATCTAGCCATTCGTTTCAAAATAGTTTGTTCTTAGTTATCTAGTCACTCAATTGGGCACAGTAAATCAGAAGAAACCGAATATAAAGTTGCATTCATGAGCATTGTCCACGTCATAGCCTTGTTGTTAGCCTGTCGATGTATAATTACTGTTGGGGCCGTTGAATCGGTACCAGCTCTCTCAGCAAGGTCAATGGCTGCTGATGTTGACATGCCGTTTTTCACAGCTTTTTTGAACGATTTTGGAAGTAACTTTCAGGTGTACACGTCATACATGGTTCAAAATGATATCACTCTACCACAAGCGGTGGTAAATTACTACTACCACCTTGCTCCCATGACAACTGACATTGATCTGAAGAGTGATATAATAAGTCAATTTCCTTTCACAGAGTTCCAAGTTTTTATAACTAAATTCCCATGGTACTCCTCACTGTTATCTGAAGCATCATTGTCAACAATTTACCTTCCACAGCATTTTATAACGAACGAGCAATCTGAGATCATTTCGAGCACACGTACCTCAAAACGGTTTGCAGCTGTCACTAGTACATCAGACCCGGCAAAATCAACTTCTCTCACAATAGCTTCAACAAGATCACTTTCCAGTCAAACAACTGCCACCTTGACAAAACAGGGTACTACGTCTTCCAATTCCAAGACCACTAGTCGATCTAATACCAAATCGAAAAACGGTGTCCCTAAAAAGGCCCCCTCTCTGTTGATAACTCTCCTTGGTTTAGTATCATATTTAGATCATTTTATGTAATCACTTCTATTTAAGAATTCATCAACTGTATCCATTTCCCTCCCTAAAGCTCTATCGACGTACTTGAAATTTCAGTGATGGGCATATCGTGGGCAGAGCGATGAGCTTTAACCTAAAAAATTGGTGAGGCAGAagataagaaaaaaagtaagTGATCAAAAATTCGAAGTTCGGCAGCTTGTAAAGGAAAGCACTGACAGAGCACACCGTCGTCACATATAAAATGCAGCTATGGCCTTTTAGTCCACCGCAGCAATTCTCTGTTTCGAAGCGTGCTAGCTCTTTGGACGGACTTCCGTTGGATGACAATGAGATTGTCGGGACGTTGACCCTTCCACAATCAAATGTGTTGATCATGGCCACGCCTGCTCGTGCGTTGGTCTATAATTTGAAGCCGCTGGCTTTAGTCGCAGTCCACGAAAGAACAGCTTCGTCTATAGAGGAGTTTGGGTTGAATATTTCGCTGCGATCTTCAATGACCTTCGATAACCCAATCAACGGACTCGTGTCGAAAAAGG from Huiozyma naganishii CBS 8797 chromosome 1, complete genome encodes:
- the KNAG0A05950 gene encoding uncharacterized protein → MKFTLSTAFIIVATSYLTSATTVDFDGALVTAAGPVPSKSAVNAQDLNNGYILELPSSIKSTYTPLSLTESTTGTTNRNVQQSTIAGIEGVSSAGSSIGLGNRADVSSVSVISPSTSHIAVSYPSSMISSRSSTSFMERMSSASTSASSASSSDNNTQSSRGGSNTLHATIYGHCLLILASLLL
- the AFB1 gene encoding Afb1p (similar to Saccharomyces cerevisiae YLR040C; ancestral locus Anc_2.398) yields the protein MSIVHVIALLLACRCIITVGAVESVPALSARSMAADVDMPFFTAFLNDFGSNFQVYTSYMVQNDITLPQAVVNYYYHLAPMTTDIDLKSDIISQFPFTEFQVFITKFPWYSSLLSEASLSTIYLPQHFITNEQSEIISSTRTSKRFAAVTSTSDPAKSTSLTIASTRSLSSQTTATLTKQGTTSSNSKTTSRSNTKSKNGVPKKAPSLLITLLGLVSYLDHFM